GTTAAAGAGCCAATCAATGCAGACACTGCAATAATTCAGGGCGACTTTACTGCTGAAACTGCAAAAAGCCTTGCTACAACAATTAAGGAAGGTCAGTTACCGTTTAAATTAAACGCAGTTGAAAGAAGAAGCGCAGGTCCTGCTCTTGGGGATGACGCTCTTAAAACAAGTATTTTGGCAGCAGTTATCGGTATTTTACTTGTTATGCTGTTTATGATAATTATGTACAGACTTCCTGGCTTTGTTGCAAGTATCTCTCTTGCTGCTTATGTAGTAATTGTTTTACTTGTTATGGTTGCAACAAGAGCCAACTTAAGTTTACCTGGTATAGCAGGTATTATCCTTTCAATAGGTATGGCAGTTGATGCTAATGTTATCATATTTGAAAGAATTAAAGACGAATTAAGAATCGGTAAAACAACCGGTGCTGCTATGAGAGCCGGATTTAACAGAGCGCTTTCAGCAGTTATAGATGCTAATATCACAACTATTATTGTTGCTGTTGTACTTTATATTTTCGGTACAGGCACAATCAAAGGTTTTGCTCTTACATTAGGAATCGGTATTCTTGCAAGTTTATTTACTGCAATTATCCTTACAAGATTCTTACTTAAAGCAATATTTGACCTTAATATGAAAAATCCTGCTTTATACGGATTAAGCAATAAAAAAGCAAAGGAAGGTGAAGCAAATGTTTAATCTAAATGTAGTTGATAAAAAATGGCGTTTCTTTATTCTTCCTGCAGTAATAATTATTGCTGCTGTAATCGTGGGTATTGTAAGTGGCGGGTTTGTACTTGATATTGACTTTGCCGGTGGTACAGAAATGGTTGTTGACTTTGGCCAGAGTGTTTCAAAAGACGAATTATCAGGTCTTTTTAAAGATACTTTGGGTGTAGATCCTTCAGCAATTCAGGAATCTATTACTCAGCCAAATCAGGTTACTATTAAATCTAAACATTTATCAACTGAAGAGATTGAATCATTATGGAATGCAATTAAAACAAAATATAATCTTGACGATTCTAAAAGACTTTCTGTTGATACAGTTTCTCCTACTATTGGTAAAGAACTTACTCAAACTGCAGTTATTGCCTGTGTAATAGCGATTGCTCTAATGCTTGTTTATATCACATTCAGATTTGAATTTTTATCAGGTATGGCTGCAATTATAGCACTTGCGCATGACGTTTTAATTATCATATCGGCTTATATGATTTTAAGAATGCCTCTTAACACAGCATTTATTGCCGCAGTATTAACCATTATCGGTTATTCCATCAATGATACTATCGTTGTGTTTGACCGTGTAAGAGAAAATGTTAAATTTGCAAGAAAAGAAACATATAAAGAAATCGTTAATAAATCAGTTAACCAGACATTACTTCGTTCTATTAACACTTCTGTAACAACACTTATAACAATAGTTCTTTTATATATCTTAGGTGTTGACGCAATCAGAGATTTCTCACTTGCTTTAATTATCGGTTTACTTGCCGGAACATACTCTTCAATCTTTATTGCTGCACCAGCTTGGTTAGCATTTAAAAAAGAAAAATAATTAAATAAAAAATAATCCCTGGGCGTTTTCGTTCGGGGATTTTAACTTTAAAATTGTGTTTTAGTCAATTTATAAAAAGGCAATATTATGGATTATGGGTATTTATATAAAAAATTAAATAAAAGAACTCCTTTAAAGACTGACTGCGGAAAACTTTGCTCTAACGCTTGTTGCGTTGATACAGACGGCGAAGAACTCGGGATGTATTTATTTCCTCATGAGGAGGAAATGTTCTTATCTAAAGATAACTTTAAGATAGAAGAAAGCGACCTTTCCTATATGGGAAAAAAGGCTAAAATTTTATATTGCAAACCTTATTGCATAAGAAATGAAAGACCTCTTTCGTGTAGAATTTTCCCCCTTTTTCCGTACATAACAATAGAGGGCGACCTTAAAATTATTATAGACCCGAGAGGAAGGTCAGTGTGTCCTTTGTACCGTAAGGAAATAAGTGAGTTAAATATATCTTTTGTAAGAGGGGTTAGGCATATTGCAAACATTCTTTTAAAGGATGAAGAAACTTATGAATTTTTATTTGAGTTATCCCGTGTGATAGACCAGGAGGTTAATCAGATAGTGGATAATTTAAAGAAAATTATAAATTAAAAACATTAAAGGGGAGACAAAACAAATGAACAAGAAAAAAATTATTGGTTTGTTGTTAGTAATAATTGCTGCTGCTCTTTTAATCTGGGGTATTACAGCAGTTAACAATGGCGACAGTGAACTTCCAAACCGTTATTTTGGAACTATAATGGCGCTTACACCTCCGATTATCGCTATCGGTCTTGCGCTTATAACCAAAGAAGCATATTCTTCACTTTTTATAGGTATTCTTCTTGGTGGGTTCCTTGCTGCAAACCTTAATGGGGTACAAACTGTTAACCACATTTTAAATGACGGTATTATCCCTGCAGTTCAGGGTGGTGCTGGTATATTTATATTCCTTGTAGTTTTAGGGGTTTTGGTTGCACTTATAAATAAAGCAGGTGGAAGCGCTGCATTTGGTACATGGGCAGAAAAAAATATCAAAACAAGAGTAGGGGCATCCCTTGCAACATTTGTTTTAGGTATTCTTATTTTTATTGATGACTACTTTAACTGTTTAACAGTTGGTACAGTTATGCAGCCTGTTACAGACAGACATAAAATTTCAAGGGCAAAACTTTCATATCTAATCGATGCTACTGCAGCACCTGTTTGTATGATTGCTCCTATTTCATCATGGGCAGCAGCAGTTTCAAGTTATGCTCCTGAAGGTCAGGGATTGTCTTTATTTATTCAGGCTATTCCTTATAACTTCTATTCTCTTTTAACATTCGTATTTATTATTGCAATTACATTAATGAAGTTTGACTTTGGTCCAATGAAACTTCATGAATTCAATGCAATAGAAAAAGGCGATTTATTTACAACAGGAAATAATGTAGCCGAAAAAGAAGAAGCACCTTCTTCAAAAGGCAAAGTTATAGACCTTGTTCTTCCTGTTGCTGTTCTTATTGTAATCTGTATTCTTACACTTTTATATGTTGGAGGAATGTGGACAGACGGACTTAACTTTATCGATGCATTTGGTAACACAGACGCAACAGTTGGTTTACCAATGGGTGGTATTATAACTTTAGTATTGGCAATAATCTACTTTGTTTTAAGAAAAACTGTTACATTTAAAGAAGCAATGGAATGTATTCCAAAAGGATTTATTGCAATGGTTCCTGCTATTTTAATTTTAACATTTGCAACATCTTTAAAAAATGTTACAGACTTACTTGGCGCGCCACAGTATGTTGAAATGTTAATGGAAGGAAGCGCAGCAGGTTTTGCTAATTTCTTACCTGCTATAATATTCTTAGTTGCAATAGGCCTTGCATTCTCAACAGGTACATCTTGGGGAACATTCGGTATTTTAATACCAATAGTATTATCTATTTTCCCTGATGGTAACATACTTCAGATTATCGGTATGTCTGCATGTCTTGCTGGTGCTGTATGTGGCGACCATTGTTCACCTATCTCTGATACAACAATTATGTCATCAGCAGGTGCTCAGTGCGACCATATCAACCACGTTTCAACTCAGCTTCCATATTCTTTAACAGTTGCAGGTATTTCATTTATTACATATATTCTTGCAGGTTTTGTTAATAACTGGATGATTGTTTTACCAATAGGTATAGTTCTTACAATTTTAACATTAGTTGTTATAAAGTCTGTTACAAACAAAAAGACTGCACAATAATTTATATTAAAAATATTAAATCTGCAGCAACGATAAATTCGTTTGCTGCAGATTTTTTTAATATCTGGAGATAATAAGGTAATTAAAAAATATTGAATATATATTAAAATTATGATATAATCTAAAAAATGATTTATATATAAAAAAATGTAAAGAATAAAGTAATAAAAAACAAAGGAGAAAAAGTATGGAAAACAAAGAATTTAAACCGTATGTTCCTGCAGAGAAGGTAACTGCTGAAATAACTCTTACCTCAATTATAATGGGTATACTTCTTGCAGTTATTTTTGGTGCTGCCAATGCATATCTGGGTTTAAGAGTTGGTATGACTGTTTCTGCATCAATTCCTGCAGCAGTTATAGCAATGGGGGTTATACGCGTTATTATGCGTAAAAACTCAATACTTGAAAGTAACATTGTTCAGACAATAGGTTCAGCAGGGGAGTCAGTTGCAGCAGGTGCAATTTTTACTATTCCTGCATTGTTTCTATGGGCAAAAGAAGGGGTTATGGATAAACCGGGTGTAATAGAAATAACTTTAATCGCTTTAATAGGCGGACTTCTTGGGGTATTTTTTATGGTGCCTTTAAGAAATGCACTTATAGTTAAAGAACATAATGTTCTTCCTTATCCTGAAGGCACAGCGTGTGCAGAAGTGCTTTTAGCAGGGGAAGAAGGTGGTGCAAACGCTACTACTGTTTTTGCAGGTATGGGGTTTGCAGCATTATTTAAATTTATTATTGATGGATTAAAAGTTGTTCCGGGAGAAATTGCATTAAGAGTAAAAGGTTTTGCCGGAGAAATAGGCACTCAGATTTATCCTGCAGTTATGAGCGTTGGTTATATCTGCGGTCCTCGTATTTCTTCTTATATGTTCTCGGGCGGACTTTTAAGCTGGATGGTTATTATCCCTCTTATCGTTGTTTTCGGCGAAAATATTATACTTTATCCCGGCACTGCTCCTATCGGAGAAATATATTTAACAAGCGGTGCAAGTGGAATATGGAGTTCTTATATTAGATATATCGGCGCAGGTGCTCTTGCGTGTGGTGGTATTATAAGTCTTATTAAATCTTTGCCGCTTATTGTTTCAACCTTTGCAGGTGCTATTAAAGGTATGAAAGGCACTTCTGAAGGCTCAACATTAAGAACCCAGCAAGATTTAAGTATGAAAACTGTTCTTATTGCAATACTTTTACTTACTTTACTTGTATGGTTAGTTCCTGCAATTCCTGTTTCTCCTCTTGGCGCTGTTATGGTGGTTATTTTTGGTTTCTTCTTTGCAACCGTTTCTTCAAGAATGGTAGGACTTGTGGGAAGCAGTAACAACCCTGTATCAGGTATGACAATAGCGACACTTTTAATTTCTACACTTGTTTTAAAACTTTCAGGCGATGTTGGCGCTCACGGTATGCAAGCTGCTATTGCAATAGGCTCTATAATTTGTATAGTAGCAGCAATTTCAGGGGATACATCCCAGGACTTAAAAACAGGTTATCTGCTTGGCTCAACACCTAAAAAACAGCAGATAGGCGAAGTTATCGGTGTTATCGCGTCAGCACTTGCAATAGGAGGAACATTATATCTTCTTGACAGTGCGTGGGGCTTTGGCTCTGAAGAACTTGCAGCGCCTCAGGCAACACTGATGAAAATGATTATTGAGGGAGTAATGAATGCAGACCTTCCTTGGACACTTGTGCTTATCGGTGTACTTATTGCAGTTGTTATTGAAATTTTAGGTATTCCTGTCCTTCCTTTTGCAATAGGTATCTATCTTCCTGTTCACCTTAACGCTTGTATTATGGTGGGTGGTCTTGTTCGTCTTTTCTTCGATAAGATGAAAAAGGATGAAAAGGTTAAAAAAGATATTGTTAACGACGGTATTTTATTCTGCTCAGGTATGATAGCAGGAGAAGGTATAGTGGGAATTCTTCTTGCGCTATTTGCAGTTGCAGGAATAGACGGTTTAATAAATATTTCAGGTTTTATAAATCTTCCTGATTATGTTTTAACCATTCTTGCACTTGTAACCTTTGCTCTTATAATCTTAAGCCTTGTTAAATTCTCATTATTAAAGAAAAGAGAAAATATAAATGAATAATAATTTTCTTGATAAAATTCCAACACTTCATTCATCACTTGCATTCACAGTGAGTGATGAAGGTGTTGTTACTCTTCAGATAGAAAACAAAGGGTTTATGAATAGACTTATGCAGAAACTCTTTAAAAAACCAAAAATAAGTTATGTTCATCTTGACAGCCAGGGAAGTTTTGCGGTTACTTGTGCCGACGGAAAAAGAAGTATCTTTGAAATAGGCAAATTAGTTGACGAAAAATTCGGTGAAGCATCACATCCGTTATATGAAAGGCTTATAAAGTTTTTTCAGATAATGGACAGTTATAACTTTATTGAATGGAAATAAATTTTAAAAATAAAAAGAGATGTCAGAAGAGGCACACTCCGTAAGGAAGTGTGCCTCAGTTATATTCGACTTTCGGCGAGTGATATTGCTTTGCAGTGATATGATGCTACGCCTCGTGATATTGTCCTTAGGACAGTTTAAGGCGAATATAATATCACAAAAACTAAAGGTTTTTATATCACTTTTACTATAATGTAAAAATATCACTGCAAACGATAGTTTGCAATATAACTTATATACGCCTGAAAACAATGATTTTTTTAAAACTGTTAATACCCTTTGACACTTTCAAATATAGAAAGTGCCAATTTTTTATAAAAAACGGAGACAACTTTTTAAAGTGTCTCCGTTTTGAAATCTCTTTTTTTAAACTTTAAAGATAAATTATCTCTGAACTCTACCTGAACCGTCTCCACCCATAAGTGCAGTAACTTCAGAAAGTGAAACTCTGTTATAGTCTCCTAAGATAGAATGTTTTAAACAACTTGCTGCAACAGCAAATTCTAAAGCATCAGAATCTTTTTCATAGTTGTTTAAACCATAGATAAGACCTGCAGCAAAACTGTCGCCGCCGCCTACACGGTCAATGATGTTTTTGATTTCGTATTTTTTAGATACATAGAATTCTTTACCGTTGTAGATACATGCAGACCAGTCGTTATGTGTAGCAGATTTAGATTCTCTTAATGTGATAGCGATTTTTGAAGAGTTAGGGAACTGTCTTAAAACTTCTTTTGCTAATTCTTCATATTTTTTAGTGTCTAACACTCCGCCTTCAACGTGAGAATTATTTTCTATTCCTAAAGATTTCTGGCAATCTTCTTCGTTAGCAATAATAACGTCAACATATTTTGTAAGTTCTGTCATAACTTCTTTTGCTTCTTTGCCGTATTTCCATAAGTTTTTACGGTAGTTTAAGTCGCAAGAAACTGTAAGACCTAATTCTTTTGCAGTTTTAACTGCTTTTAGAGATAATACTGCTGCAGATTCAGAAATAGCAGGAGTAATACCTGTAATGTGGAACCATGTAGCACCTGAGAAAGCTTTTACAAAATCGATTTCATCTTCTTTTGCAATAGCGATAGAAGAATATGCTCTGTCGTAAATAACTTTTGAAGGTCTCTGGTTAGCACCTGATTCTAAGAAGTAGATACCAACTCTTCCGTCGTTATAGGAAATATTGGAAACGTCAACACCAAAACCTCTTAATTCTCTGATACAAGCATTAGCAACGTCATTTTTAGGCAGTGCAGTAACAAATGCAGTTTCCATTCCGTAGTTAGCCAAAGATACGCATACGTTAGCTTCGCCGCCGCCAAATGTAGCCTCTAATGAAGGAGACTGGAAAAATCTTTCCATGCCAGGGCTTTTAAGTCTTAACATGATTTCACCAAAAGTAACAACTTTTTTCATTTTAAATCACCTTATCCTTATTTTTTTACATATTTTTTCTTTCATTATACAATATAACTTTTGCAAAGTCTTGCTATTTCTACCCATAAATATTGCATATATTGATTACGCAAAATTATGTTGAAATATTGTAAGTTGTGTGTTAAAATTACTATATATAAATATATCATAGTATAAAAAGGTTAGATTAAATCCGATGGGAGATGATGAAAATGCCAAAGTATTTTGATAAATTTACGCAGGACGGTACAGATGAGTGCGTCAATTCAAAAACTTTTGCTGTTTTCTATTCGAACAAGGAAGAACAGGTTAAAAATATGCATATCCACGATTGTTGCGAAGTGTTTTTATGCTTAAGTAACAGTCAGGAGTTTTTAATTGGCGATTCAATGTTCAGCGCTAACCGTAATGATATGCTTGTTGTCAACCAGTTTGAAATTCATAAACTTTTAGAAAAACCGGGTGCTTTTTGCGAAAGATATGTTTTTAAACTTCATCCGAGATTTCTTCTTTTAAACTCAACATCGCAAACTGACCTTTCTGCCTGTTTTTATGACAGAGTAAAGTTTAAAAGACAGGTAAGTTTAACAGATGAACAAGCGATGGAACTTATCGGAATTTTTAATTCCTTTAAAAAGAGCAGTGAACTTGGCGACGATATTATGATGAATATAAATGCTGTAAAAGCAATGGTTTTAATTAACAGACATCTTTCATGCTCTGATGAAAATGAAAGTATTATTTCTTATACAAGCAATGCAGTAGTTCAGTCGGTAGTCGCTTATATAAATGATAATCTTTTTTCAAACATAAATCTGGATGAACTTTCGAAAAAACATTTTATATCAAAAAACCATCTTTGCAGAATATTTAAAAAGCATACAGGCACAACGGTTGTTAATTATATAACCTTAAGAAGAATTGCCGAAGCAAAGAAATTTTTAAATGATGGTTTTGATGTTAAAGATACATGTGAAAAGTGTGGGTTTAATGACTATTCTCACTTTATAAGAACTTTTAAAAATATTGTAGGCGTTCCGCCTAAGCAATACATAAAAAGAAAAGAATAAAAGAAAAGGTGTAGACTATATTGAAAATGTCGTTTGGATGATACGGTTATGATGACCCTCCGGGATTACCTCGTATCATCACATGTGAAAAGAACTTAGACCGTTTCTTAAAATTATACGACCATGAATATAACGGCTTGACATTTTGTACAGGTTCTTTAGGTAAACAACGGACTATGGGAAGCAATAGAAATCTAAAAAACTTAAAATTATGTTAGAACGAGAACTCAGGACTTTTGTCTTGAGTTCTCTTTTTCCCCAACCTAATCGGGCATATACCAATATAGCCCTGATTAGTTTAGGGAAAATCTACCTATAATTTTAAGTTTTTTACAGCGTAACATTATTTTATCTAAATCTATTGCTAAAAAACAAAAAACGTGATACTATAAAGTTGAATAAATAGGGATATAGGGCTTTAAAATGGAAAGAATAGAAAGTGTTAATAATAAAATAATTAAACTTACAAATTCGCTTAAAATTAAAAAATTCCGTGTAAAAGAAGGCCTTTTTATAGCAGAAGGAGAAAGGCTTGTTTTAGACTCGATGAAGTTTCAAAAGCCTGAGTATCTTATCGTATCAGAAAATTTTTATAATAAAGATTTTGATGTTAAGACATATGTTGTAAGCGAAGAAATATTTAAAAAACTTTGTGAAACTGTTACTCCTCAAGGTATAATAGGTGTTTTTAAAACATCTTTTAAGGATATATCCCAGATAACTTTTGAGAATACAATAGTTTTAAACCGTCTGCAGGACCCCGGAAATCTTGGCACAATTTTAAGAACAGCGAAAGCGACAGGGTTTAAAAACATAATACTTGATAATGAAACGGTTGATGTTTATAACCCTAAAACTGTAAGAAGTTCTATGAGTGCAGTGTTTAACATAAATTTATATCAATCAAAAAATCTTAAAGAAGATATAATAAAACTTAAAGAAAAGGGTTTTCACACAGTTGGAACAATTCTTAATGAAAAGTCTAAAAATTTATATTCGGAAGAATTTAATTATCCTGTGGCATTCGTTATTGGAAACGAAGGAGCAGGAATTGATGAAGAAATACAAAAAGAATGTGATAAATGCATTTTAATTCCTATGGAAGAAGGAATAGAATCTCTTAATGCATCAGTAGCATGTTCTGTTGTGATGTATGAAATGTTCAGGAGGGAAAAGTATGAAAAATGAAGGCAATAAACATTATAGCATTAAAAAGCCATTGATTTTAATTACCTATGCTATACTCTTTTATTTTGTTGTGCACCATTTTGCAACATTTTTAGGTTATATAAAAAGCCTTTTGAAAATTTTAACCCCTCTTTTTATAGGAATAGCAATAGCGTTTATAGTTAACTTGTTCTTAAGATTTTATGAAAAGAAAATTTATAACAAAATCTTAAAGGATAAAGAGGGAGTTTTTAAGAAATTAAGAAGACCTGTATGTGTTATCTTTGCATATGCAACATTTATCGGAATAATATGGATAATAGTTAATTTTATTTCTCCAAAAATTGTGGAAAGTATCCGTACTTTTACAAACAATGTTCCTGCATATATAAATTCTATTAGCGACTATTTATATAACTTTACCTACCAATATGAACTTTCAGCAGAGATTATCAATAAAATGATGGAAAACTTCGGTCTTATTATAAGTAATACAAGCCAGTTTTTAAATTCTTTTATTCCAAAAGTTGTTGATATAACTAAAGCGATTACAACAAGTATTATTGATATAT
This genomic window from Clostridia bacterium contains:
- the secD gene encoding protein translocase subunit SecD, producing MAKSISKIVIVLLLIVLFGYIAISGLSLTALNIPYEFYSVFDKDHGIRLGFDLSGGSVIVYEAQSDVAPTDEQMSTVVDIMYKRLDKEGYTEATASRQGDRRVLIEIPTIENPDEAIKILGATAELKFVDSEGNVVLTGKDVKDAKAVYGPTSESGISEHYVELKLNANAQEAFFNATTKMSAKPEGENFIAIMLDEEIFSQPTVKEPINADTAIIQGDFTAETAKSLATTIKEGQLPFKLNAVERRSAGPALGDDALKTSILAAVIGILLVMLFMIIMYRLPGFVASISLAAYVVIVLLVMVATRANLSLPGIAGIILSIGMAVDANVIIFERIKDELRIGKTTGAAMRAGFNRALSAVIDANITTIIVAVVLYIFGTGTIKGFALTLGIGILASLFTAIILTRFLLKAIFDLNMKNPALYGLSNKKAKEGEANV
- the secF gene encoding protein translocase subunit SecF: MFNLNVVDKKWRFFILPAVIIIAAVIVGIVSGGFVLDIDFAGGTEMVVDFGQSVSKDELSGLFKDTLGVDPSAIQESITQPNQVTIKSKHLSTEEIESLWNAIKTKYNLDDSKRLSVDTVSPTIGKELTQTAVIACVIAIALMLVYITFRFEFLSGMAAIIALAHDVLIIISAYMILRMPLNTAFIAAVLTIIGYSINDTIVVFDRVRENVKFARKETYKEIVNKSVNQTLLRSINTSVTTLITIVLLYILGVDAIRDFSLALIIGLLAGTYSSIFIAAPAWLAFKKEK
- a CDS encoding Na+/H+ antiporter NhaC family protein — protein: MNKKKIIGLLLVIIAAALLIWGITAVNNGDSELPNRYFGTIMALTPPIIAIGLALITKEAYSSLFIGILLGGFLAANLNGVQTVNHILNDGIIPAVQGGAGIFIFLVVLGVLVALINKAGGSAAFGTWAEKNIKTRVGASLATFVLGILIFIDDYFNCLTVGTVMQPVTDRHKISRAKLSYLIDATAAPVCMIAPISSWAAAVSSYAPEGQGLSLFIQAIPYNFYSLLTFVFIIAITLMKFDFGPMKLHEFNAIEKGDLFTTGNNVAEKEEAPSSKGKVIDLVLPVAVLIVICILTLLYVGGMWTDGLNFIDAFGNTDATVGLPMGGIITLVLAIIYFVLRKTVTFKEAMECIPKGFIAMVPAILILTFATSLKNVTDLLGAPQYVEMLMEGSAAGFANFLPAIIFLVAIGLAFSTGTSWGTFGILIPIVLSIFPDGNILQIIGMSACLAGAVCGDHCSPISDTTIMSSAGAQCDHINHVSTQLPYSLTVAGISFITYILAGFVNNWMIVLPIGIVLTILTLVVIKSVTNKKTAQ
- a CDS encoding oligopeptide transporter, OPT family, coding for MENKEFKPYVPAEKVTAEITLTSIIMGILLAVIFGAANAYLGLRVGMTVSASIPAAVIAMGVIRVIMRKNSILESNIVQTIGSAGESVAAGAIFTIPALFLWAKEGVMDKPGVIEITLIALIGGLLGVFFMVPLRNALIVKEHNVLPYPEGTACAEVLLAGEEGGANATTVFAGMGFAALFKFIIDGLKVVPGEIALRVKGFAGEIGTQIYPAVMSVGYICGPRISSYMFSGGLLSWMVIIPLIVVFGENIILYPGTAPIGEIYLTSGASGIWSSYIRYIGAGALACGGIISLIKSLPLIVSTFAGAIKGMKGTSEGSTLRTQQDLSMKTVLIAILLLTLLVWLVPAIPVSPLGAVMVVIFGFFFATVSSRMVGLVGSSNNPVSGMTIATLLISTLVLKLSGDVGAHGMQAAIAIGSIICIVAAISGDTSQDLKTGYLLGSTPKKQQIGEVIGVIASALAIGGTLYLLDSAWGFGSEELAAPQATLMKMIIEGVMNADLPWTLVLIGVLIAVVIEILGIPVLPFAIGIYLPVHLNACIMVGGLVRLFFDKMKKDEKVKKDIVNDGILFCSGMIAGEGIVGILLALFAVAGIDGLINISGFINLPDYVLTILALVTFALIILSLVKFSLLKKRENINE
- a CDS encoding PqqD family protein; its protein translation is MNNNFLDKIPTLHSSLAFTVSDEGVVTLQIENKGFMNRLMQKLFKKPKISYVHLDSQGSFAVTCADGKRSIFEIGKLVDEKFGEASHPLYERLIKFFQIMDSYNFIEWK
- a CDS encoding sugar kinase codes for the protein MKKVVTFGEIMLRLKSPGMERFFQSPSLEATFGGGEANVCVSLANYGMETAFVTALPKNDVANACIRELRGFGVDVSNISYNDGRVGIYFLESGANQRPSKVIYDRAYSSIAIAKEDEIDFVKAFSGATWFHITGITPAISESAAVLSLKAVKTAKELGLTVSCDLNYRKNLWKYGKEAKEVMTELTKYVDVIIANEEDCQKSLGIENNSHVEGGVLDTKKYEELAKEVLRQFPNSSKIAITLRESKSATHNDWSACIYNGKEFYVSKKYEIKNIIDRVGGGDSFAAGLIYGLNNYEKDSDALEFAVAASCLKHSILGDYNRVSLSEVTALMGGDGSGRVQR
- a CDS encoding helix-turn-helix domain-containing protein, whose translation is MPKYFDKFTQDGTDECVNSKTFAVFYSNKEEQVKNMHIHDCCEVFLCLSNSQEFLIGDSMFSANRNDMLVVNQFEIHKLLEKPGAFCERYVFKLHPRFLLLNSTSQTDLSACFYDRVKFKRQVSLTDEQAMELIGIFNSFKKSSELGDDIMMNINAVKAMVLINRHLSCSDENESIISYTSNAVVQSVVAYINDNLFSNINLDELSKKHFISKNHLCRIFKKHTGTTVVNYITLRRIAEAKKFLNDGFDVKDTCEKCGFNDYSHFIRTFKNIVGVPPKQYIKRKE
- a CDS encoding RNA methyltransferase, with protein sequence MERIESVNNKIIKLTNSLKIKKFRVKEGLFIAEGERLVLDSMKFQKPEYLIVSENFYNKDFDVKTYVVSEEIFKKLCETVTPQGIIGVFKTSFKDISQITFENTIVLNRLQDPGNLGTILRTAKATGFKNIILDNETVDVYNPKTVRSSMSAVFNINLYQSKNLKEDIIKLKEKGFHTVGTILNEKSKNLYSEEFNYPVAFVIGNEGAGIDEEIQKECDKCILIPMEEGIESLNASVACSVVMYEMFRREKYEK